One window of the Hemitrygon akajei chromosome 5, sHemAka1.3, whole genome shotgun sequence genome contains the following:
- the LOC140727830 gene encoding uncharacterized protein produces MSTRSSIKSLSKSSSSCDRGSRASSKATQARAKAEAAKVRARFAKEELEVKMKAAAREAENQKEAAAREAENQKEAAAREAENQKEKAAREAENELERKRVEARLEALKLEREAAAAEVEAELIEDAEEMHDPKDGKSTSEKIGLERTRDYVQSQMEWKTLSSSPYLFDNVPLHEESWRGPTASRPSEEDNLPSQLRDEPRNARAHDKYFSTPNLPDLGRREAKTESRPANPITDVRPQSCTCGHVPSARTPPADESAARYFARRDLVTSGLYQFDDKPENYRAWYSTFTNAIDGVQLRATQELDLMAKWLGKESCEQVRRMRSVYINKPELALKKAWERLQEGYGAPEIIEAALCQRLGNFPKVSPKDHTKLREFGDLLLEIQGAKEDGHSAGLVYLDTPTGIRQLVDKLPFGLQDRWLSVASDYKEEHEGQFPPFEYFTRFVCKEAKKRNDPSLIGPGSSTIYTKPDKSTSNNSNITKPVSALKTEVLTTNNDSSKNCPLHNKPHPLKRCRTFREKPLEEKKALLEEKGICFRCCSSTSHCARECTIAVKCLECDSTNHDWAMHPGPSPQTDNAPSPPQQDGGEGEAHSRTTVVSSSCTEVCGQAQASRSCSKICLTKVYPKGAKDKAIKAYVILDDQSNRSLVSPKFFNLFNIESEQFPYYLRTCSGNMKTYGRRAEGFQIESLDGKVLICLPPLVECEKILNNRTEIPTPSAVLHQPHLHHIAKHIPELDPEAEILLLLGRDVLRVHKVRQQVNGPHDAPFAQRLDLGWVVIGEVCPGNEHKSTANTLKTNVLESSRHMILQPRTSSMCVQEAPQGFNKRKVTDETLGQSVFAQKEHDNKLAPSAQDATILKTEDTKVFRDKANSGVAPLPFREPRQCLPNNKEQAVKRFTPLQKTTKRRPEMQQSIRSTHEVLGTPMAEVTAIMNARPLLPVSPDPENPFILSPSMLLTPKAGAAPPPGDFSDKDLYTKQWRRDLQVGDLVLLKDKQIAGNCWPMARITATFPSRDGHVREVELKTTDQGDGKIYQRPVTEVILLLPND; encoded by the coding sequence atgtcaacccgatccagcatcaagtcgttgtcaaagtcatcgtcatcctgcgataggggcagtagggcatcaagtaaggccacccaagcaagagcgaaagcagaagccgccaaggtgcgagcgcgctttgccaaagaagaattagaagtaaagatgaaagcggctgccagagaagccgaaaaccagaaggaagcggctgccagagaagccgaaaaccagaaggaagcggctgccagagaagccgaaaaccagaaggaaaaggctgccagagaagccgaaaacgaattggaaaggaaaagggtagaggcacggttagaagcgctgaagctagaacgagaagcagcagctgccgaggtggaagcagagttaatagaagacgccgaagaaatgcatgatccgaaggacggaaaatctacctcagaaaagatcggattggaacgtacaagggactatgtccaatctcaaatggaatggaagactctttcttcctctccttacttattcgataacgtcccacttcacgaggagtcttggagaggcccgacggcatcacgtccatccgaggaagataatttaccctcgcaactccgcgatgaacccaggaatgcaagagctcacgacaagtacttctcgacaccgaacttaccggatttggggagaagagaggcaaagactgagtccagaccagcaaatcccataacagatgtacgccctcagtcatgtacctgtggacatgttccctcagcccgcacgccacctgcagacgaatccgcagcacggtatttcgcacgacgggatctcgtcacttcaggactataccagttcgacgataaacctgaaaattaccgtgcatggtactccactttcaccaacgctatcgacggagtccagctcagagcaacccaggagttggatcttatggcaaaatggctgggaaaagaatcatgcgaacaggtgagacgcatgcgttcagtgtacatcaacaaacccgagctagcattgaagaaagcatgggagagacttcaggagggctacggagcccccgaaattattgaggcggcgctatgccaacgtttgggaaattttcctaaggtgtcacccaaggaccacaccaagctaagagaatttggagatttactcttggagattcaaggcgccaaagaagatggccactcagctggtctagtatacctagacactccaaccgggattagacaactcgtggacaaacttccatttgggctgcaggacaggtggttgtctgttgcctcagattacaaggaagaacacgaaggtcaattccctcccttcgagtatttcaccaggttcgtgtgcaaggaggcgaagaagcgaaacgatcctagcctcataggtccaggaagcagtacaatttacaccaagccagataaatccacttcgaataattccaacattactaaaccagtctcagcgcttaagactgaagtccttacaactaacaacgactctagcaagaattgtccattgcataacaaaccccaccccctcaaaagatgcagaacgtttagggaaaaaccccttgaagagaagaaggccctcctcgaggagaaaggaatatgctttagatgctgttcctcgacctctcactgtgcgagagagtgtacgatcgccgtgaagtgcctggaatgtgatagcactaatcacgactgggccatgcatcctggcccgtcaccgcaaaccgacaacgctccttcacccccacaacaggacggcggggagggagaagctcactccaggacaactgttgtcagctcgagctgtacggaagtttgcggtcaagcgcaggcaagccgttcttgttcaaagatctgtctcactaaggtgtaccctaagggagccaaagacaaggccatcaaagcctacgtaattctggacgatcagagcaaccgctcgctagtcagtccaaagttctttaacttgttcaacattgagagtgagcagttcccatactaccttagaacttgctcaggcaacatgaaaacttacggaaggagggccgaaggcttccagatcgagtccctggatggtaaagtcctcatctgtctccccccactcgtagagtgcgagaaaatcttgaataaccgcactgagatcccgacgccaagtgcggtgctacaccaaccacatctccaccacatcgccaaacacatcccagagctggatccagaagcagaaatactcctgctattaggaagagatgttctccgggtacataaggttaggcagcaggtcaatggaccacacgacgcccccttcgcccaacgcctggatctgggctgggtggtgataggagaggtgtgccctggcaacgaacacaaatcaacggctaacacactcaagaccaatgtgctagagagtagccgccatatgattcttcaaccccgcacaagttccatgtgcgtccaggaagcaccacaaggctttaacaagcgcaaagtaactgacgagacgctcggtcagtctgtctttgctcaaaaggagcatgataataaactcgctccatcggctcaagacgccaccatcttaaaaacggaggacaccaaggtcttcagagacaaagcaaatagtggggtcgccccactacctttcagagaaccacgccagtgcttgccaaacaacaaagagcaggcagtcaagcggttcacgcccttgcaaaaaaccacgaaaaggagacctgagatgcagcaaagcatccgatcgacccacgaggtactgggcacaccaatggcagaggtcacagccattatgaatgcacgaccactcctacccgtgtctcctgacccggaaaaccccttcatactgtcgccatcaatgctccttacgccgaaggcaggagctgcccctccaccaggggacttctccgataaggacctgtacacaaagcaatggagaagggaccttcaagttggagatttagtcctgctcaaggacaagcaaatcgccggcaactgctggccaatggccagaatcactgccacattccctagtagggatggacatgtcagggaagtcgagttgaaaactaccgaccaaggcgatgggaaaatttaccaaaggcccgttacagaagtcattttacttctacctaacgactga